The segment CGCTACCGCAGGCAGGACGAGGTCGGCACACCGTTCTGCGTCACCGTCGACTTCGACTCGCTGGAAGATCGCGCCGTCACCGTGCGCGATCGCGACAGCATGGCGCAGGAGCGCGTACCGCTCGCCGAGCTCGAGGACTACCTGGCGGCGCGCCTGCGCGGCGCCTGACCCTCCGCGAGACCCCTACTTCCCGCCGAAACCCCCTAATACCTGCGTCCGTATGGCGGGGTCTCGACGGGAACCCGGGGTCTCGCGGGGCAGTAGGGGTCACGCGGTGATCGTGATCCGCATCTGCTCCGAGCCGCCCGCCTCGGTCCAGGCCATGCATCGGCGGAGGATGCGTTCGAGCACGGTCAGATCGATCAGCTCGAGGTCTTTGACGTAGAGGCATCCGACGCTGGAGGTGTGCGGTCCGAGCACGGCGAGGTCGTGGGCGTGGGCCTCCATGCCGTCCAGATAGATGACGCTTGCGGCCTTGCGCGGTGCGAAGGCGAGGATGGGCATGTCGCCCTCGTTGCCGGTGGGGTAGCGGTAGTGGCAGGCGCCGAATCCGATGATCGACCCCCAGGCGCGGCCCTCGCGGCCGGTGATCTCCTGCATGAGGGCGACGAGCGTCTCGGCGTCGCGGCGGCGCACGGCCGGCGTCGCGCGGGAGAGGATCGGGCCGATGTCGTCTCCGGTGATCTGCATGGCCCGATCCTGCCATTCGGGAGGCGGATTCCGAAGCCGCGACCACGTCGACCCTGCGAGAATGAGCACTGTGGAGACGACGACTTTCGCTGCGACCGACGGCTTCCCGCATCCGGCACTGGTGGGGGTGACCGGTCCCGAGCAGACCGTCGCCGTTCAGGGCGATGAGCACGCTGTGCTCCCGCTGGCCTCGGTGAGCAAGCCGCTCACGGCCTGGGGTGTGCTGATCGCCGTGGAGCGCGAACTCGTCGACCTCGACGAACCGGCCGGGCCCGACGGATCGACAGTGCTCAACCTGCTCGACCACACGAGCGGTCTGCCCTTCGACGGCGAGAAGCCGCAGGGCGCGCCGGGCACGAGACGCATCTACTCGAACGCGGGGATGGATGCGGTCGGCAAGCGCGTCGCGGACGCCGCCGGGATGGAATTCTCGGAGTGGATGACGCGCGAGGTTGTGCAGCCGCTCGGGATGACCGACATCGACGTCATAGGGCGCCCCTCGGCCGGCTACCGGGCATCCATCGCCGATCTGCTGATCTTCGGGCGCGAGGTGCTGCGCCCTCGCCTCATCCCCGCAGCGCTGCGCGACCTCGCGCTCAGGGTCTCGCAGCCGGGGTTGCGAGGCGTCGTGCCCGGATACGGCGCCTACGACGACAACCAGTGGGGGCTGGGCTTCGAGCTCAAGGGCCTGAAGAGCCCGCACTGGCTCGCCGACTCGTTCCCTCCCGAGACCGCGGGGCACTTCGGCGGGCAGGGCAGCTTCCTCTTCGTCGACCGCGCCCACGACATCGCTGCGGCGTTCCTGTCGGGGGTGCCGTTCGGCGACGAGCACAAGCGCATCTGGCCCGCCCTCACCGAGGAGATCGTCACCCGCTACGGCGGTTGAGCCGCATCCTCAGGCGCCGGGGATGCGGAGCGTGCGCACCTCGAAGGGGCGCAGGTGCAGGGCGCCGCCCGTGCGAGGGGCATCCAGCTCGTCTTCGATGAGGCTCACCTCGCGGATCTCGCCGTGCGGGAACAGTGCCTCGATCGCGCCCGAGGTGCGCCGTCCGAGCGCTTCGTACAACCGCACGACGACGTCTCCCGAGTGGTCGTCGGCGAGCTTCACGCTCGAGACGATGATCCCCTTGCCGGTCACGCGCACGAGCGGCTCGACCTCTCCGTCCCCGCGGATGCGGGTGGGGATGGCATTGAGCCGGATGCCCTCGGCCGTCGCGCGCGCAGCATCCGCCCCGACGACCAGGCCCACGGTGATCTCGTGCGGCCCCTGGTCGGTCTCGGGGTCGGGAAAGCGCGGCGCACGCAGCAGAGACAGGCGCACGGTCGTGGTGACGTCGTCGCTATCGACGTCGCGCGTCGTGTCGTAGCCGTAGAGCGAGTCGTTCACGAGAGCGACTCCGAAGTCACCGTCTTCGACGAGCACGAAACGATGCATCGAGGTTTCGAACTTCGCCGCCTCCCAGCTCGTGTTCACGTGCGTGGGGCGGCGCTGGAAGCCGAACTGCGTCTCCGCGAGCGTCTCGCGGGCGAAGACGTCGAGGGGGAAGGCGAGCTTGAGCAGCTTCTCCGTCTCGTGCCAGTCGATGTCGGTGCGCAGCACGACCGTGCGCTCGCCGGGGGAGAGGGTGATCGTCTGCTGCAGCGACGATGCGGAGAACTCGCGCTCCACGACGATCCTGGCCACGCCCTCGACGACGTCGGCGGTGAGTGAGGAGACCGTGGTGAGATCATCGACGCGGTTGCGGTAGAAGCGGTCGATGTCCCACGCATCCCATTTGTTCGGGAAGTCCTGATGCAGCTGGAAGAGATTCGCGGGCCGTCCCGCCGGGATCGCGTCGCGCCCGGTGGCGCGGTCGATCGCCGAGGTGATCAGCCCCTCGGCCGAGACGGCGATCCGGACGAGGTCGTTCTCCAGCACGAAGCCGCCGTCGGTCTCGGTGAGGGTGACCGGTTCGTCCGGGGCGGATGCGATGGCCGCGCCTCCGAGTGGCAGCGCCCCGCCGACGGAGTGGGGCGTGAAGGAGAGATCCCGGTCGCCGTCGCCTGCCAGCGCGCGCAGCGCCGCATCCGTGAGGCCGCGTGCCGCGTCGAGCACGTCGCCGAGCACCTCCACGGCCTCGCGATGCACCCAGGCGATGGAGGTGCCGGGGAGGATGTCGTGGAACTCGTGCAGCAGCACGAGCTTCCACAGCCGGTCCAGCTCGTCGTACGGATAGTCACGTCCGCGGCGCACGGCGGCGGTGGCCGCCCACAGCTCCGCCTCCACCAGTGCCTGCTCGCACCAGCGGTGCAGCGCCTTGGTGGCGTGCTGGCTGGTGAGGGTGCCGCGGTGCAGCTCCAGGTACAGCTCGCCGACCCACACCGGCGGATGCGGCAGCTCGGCGCGCGCGGCGTCGAAGAACGCATCCGGGTGCATCCACTCCACCCGGGCGCTGCCCTCGAGGTCGGCGAGCCGCGCGGCCCTCCCGACCATCTCGCGCGTGGTTCCGCCGCCGCCGTCGCCGTACCCGACCGGGGCGAGCGAGGTGGTCGCGATCCGGCTCTCTTTGAACTGCCGGGTCGCCTTGGCCAGTTCGGCGCCGGTGAGCTCGGAGTTGTACGTGTCCATCGGCGGGAAGTGCGTGAACATCCGGGATCCGTCGATGCCCTCCCACTCGAACGTGTGATGGGGGAAGACGTTGCGCTGGTTCCACGAGATCTTCTGCGTGAAGAACCACTCGAACCCGGCCCGGCGCATCAGCTGCGGCAGGGCGGGGGAGTACCCGAAGCTGTCGGGCAGCCACACCCCGCGCGAGCGGATGCCGAACTCGCGCTCGAAGAACCGCTGCCCGTAGGAGAACTGCCGCACCAGCGACTCGCCCGACGGCATGACCGTGTCGGACTCGACCCACATCCCGCCCAGCGGCAGGAACCGTCCCTCGGCGACGGCCCGACGGACGCGCTCCCAGACCTCGGGCCGGTGCTCCTTGACCCAGGCGTACTGCTGGGCGCTGGACATCCCGTACCGGAACTCCGGATGCTCGTCGATGAGCGTGGTCATCGACGAGGTGGTGCGGGCGACCTTGCGGATCGTCTCGCGCACCGGCCACAGCCACGCGGAGTCGATGTGCGAATGTCCGACTGCGGCGATGCGGTGCGCGCTGGCCTCGGCGGGTGCGGCGAGCACCTCGGCAAGTGCGGCGCGGGCGGCCGCGGCCGTCTCGGGGATGCGCTGCAGGTCGAGCGCATCGAGGGCGTCGTCGAGGGACTGCAGGATGCGCATCCGCCGCGGTGAGGTCGCCGGCAGCTCCGCCTGCAGTTCGAGCAGCACCTCCACATCGAGGGCGAGATCGAACACCTCCGGCTCGAAGACGGCGAGGTCGGCATGACGCACGCGGTACAGCGGATCGGGTGACGAGGTGCGCAGATCTCCTTCTTGCGTCGGAAGGAACGGGTGATGGTCGAGGAGCACCGGGTTGGATGCGCCCTCGAGGAACAGCTCGATGTGCTCACCGCCCGTCGCCTCGGCGGCGATCTCCACCCACTGGTTGCGCGGGTTGAGACTCTTCAGCGGCACCGTCTCGCCGCCGTCGCCCCGCCGATAGACGAGCGCCTCGCACTGAAAGCCGGTGAGGCTCGGATCGAACCCGAGGTCGATGACCGCCTCCACGCGTCGCCCGGCCCACTCGGCGGGAACCGTGCCGCGCACGCGGAACCACGTGGTGCCCCACGCGGGCCCCCAGGCGTCTCCGACGCGGAACGGTGCGAACTCGAGAGCGAGGCCCTCGGCGGGGGCGATCGGCTCACCGAGCAGGGCGTGCGCGGAGAGCAAGAGCGGCACGCGCGCGGCGTGGATGGCGGGGCGGATGCGCTCGCCGAGAACGCGGGTCGCGCGGTCGACGGTGAGCGAGCTCTCGTCGTGCATGGACGCTCCTTCGCGTGCCGGGTGATGCCAACAGCGGGTTGCGGGGCGAGGCTAGCTCTTGCTCGCTTTGGCGGCGGCTTTCATCGCCTTCTTGTGCTCGCGAACCTTGGCCAGCGACTCGGGCGAGACGATGTCGGCCACGCTGCGGAACGCGCCGTCGTCCCCGTACGGGGCGGATGCCTCGCGCCAGCCCTCGCCGGTGAAGCCGTACTGCTTGCCCAGCAGGGCGAGGAAGATCTTCGCCTTCTGCTCGCCGAATCCGGGGAGCGCCTTCAGCCGGCGCAGCACCTCGGCGCCGTCGGGATCGCCCCGCGTCCACAGCGCGGCGGCGTCGCCGTTCCAGTCATCGACGAGCGCCTGGCACAGCGTCTGCACCCGTGCGGCCATCGAGCCGGGGAACCGGTGCACGGCCGGCGACTCCTTGAACGCGGCGAGGAACTGGTCGGGATCGTACGCGGCGATGGCCGACGCATCCGTCAGTCCCGTGCGCTCGACGATCTTGAGCGGACCGGCGAACGCGGTCTCCATGGCGACCTGCTGGTCGAGGAGCATCCCTGTCAGAAGCGCGAGGGGGTTGTTCGTGAGCAGGTCGTCGGCGGCGGTATCTCCGGTGATGTGAAGGGCCATGGATACAGTGTGGCACCCGAGCGGAGGCCGCGGAACGGCAGCCCAGGTCGCGTGGTGCGAAAAATACATGCAGAGCGCATGTGCTCTATGCTAGTTGCATGACAACGATCCAGGTTCGCAACGTCTCCGAGGAGACGAGTCGTGCGCTCAAGGCGAAGGCTGCGCTCGAGGGCCGCTCGCTGAGTGACTATCTGCTGCGCGAACTCGACCGCCTGGCGACGCGTCCGAGCCGGGTCGAACTGCTGGAACGGATCGCAAGCCGTGGCGTCGCCACGCTCGAACCGGCAGCACAGGTGCTCACCGAGCAGTGTCCCGGTCGATGACGCTCGTCGTCGACGCATCTGCGGTCGCCGAGATCCTGTTCGGGACCGAGGCTGGTCGTCGGGCCGCCGCGTTGCTTGACGGACACGAGCTCCTCGCGCCGCAGCATCTCACGGTTGAAGTCGCCTCCGTGATCCGTGGGTGGTCGCTCAGCCGACAGATCACCGATGAGCAGGCGCTGCGCGCGTTTGGTGAGTTCGACGCGCTCGGCGTGGAGCAGGTGCCGATGATGTCCATGCTGCCCGCCGTCCATGCCCTGCGACACAATGTCAGCGCCTATGACGCCATGTACGTCGTGCTCGCCCGTGCGGCCCAGTGCTCGCTGCTGACCCTCGACGCTCGTCTCGCGGCGTCCGTTCCGGATTGCGCGCTGCTGCCGTAGATCCGTCGTACGGTCAGATGGCGAGCCACTCGGACGTCACGCTGCCCTCCTCGTAATGCCACCGGCCGTCAGCTTCTCCGTCGATGCACAGCTTCTTCACCGCAGCCAAGTCTGCGTCGCGGTCGATATCGAGAGCGACGATTCGAAGCGCCTGGCTGAAACCCTCCCCTGCGACCCCCAAGGGAGCGAACGCATCGAGGACGAGCTGTTGGTCACCGTTGAGTGGTCCGTCAGTGCGCGGAATGACTCGAATGGTCTGATGCCCGCTGCGCTCCAGAGTTTCCATAAACCAGAGCACGCCATCGGCGCCTGGTGCAGCCTTGACGGTGTCTTCCGCGGATATCCCTCGAACGAACCAGGGTGTGTTGTCCACGCGAAAGCGGCCGTCGCCGAGTGGCTCGGCCCACAGTCCTTCAGACTCTGCCGGTGGCCAGCCGTCTTCATCCACCTCAAGGTGGAACCGAATCTTGGTCAACCCCATGGTTAGTGCACCTGCTGGTCGAGCAGCATCCCTGTCAGAAGCGCGAGGGGGTTGTTCGTGAGCAGGTCGTCGTCGGCGGTGTCTCCGGTGATGTGAAGGGCCATGAGACCAGTCTCGCATCCGAACTGATGCCGCGGAACGCCAGTCTGGATCGCTCGGTGGCGCTCGGCGTCGAACAAGTGCCGATGATGTCGATGCTGCCCGCCGTCCATGCTTTGCGGCACAACGTCAGAGCGTATGACGCCACGTATGCCGTGCTCGCTCGTGCGGCACAGTGCTCGCTGCTGACTCTCGATGCTCGTCTCGCGGCAGCCGTTCCGGATTGCGCGCTGCTGCCCACCATTTGACAGCATGCACTTAAATGGAATGATGCTATGCTGTCACTATGAGAACGACGGTGACGTTGGATGCGGACACGGAGGCGCTCGTGCGGCGGCTGATGGCGCAGCGCGGCGTGTCGTTCAAGCGGGCTCTCAACGATGCGATCCGAGGGGGAGCGCTGCCGTCCGCGGAGCGACGGGCGCACACCAAGCCCCGCGATCTCGGCGTGCCTCGTGTCGATCTGACCCACGCGCTCCGACTCGCCGCCGATCTGGAGGACGAAGAGCTGGCACGGCGCCTGCAGGTCGGACGATGAAGCTCGTCGATGCCAACGTGCTGCTGTACGCCGTGAATGAGAGCGCCCCTCAGCATCAGAGCGCGATCGGATGGCTGGATGATGCGCTGGACGGCGGCGATACGGTCGGGTTCAGTTGGAATGCCCTGCTCGCCTTCGTGCGGATCGCGACGAATCCGCGCATCGTGCCGCAGCCGGTCACGGCCGCGGAGGCGATGGTGCAGGTTCACGACTGGCTTGCTGCGCCGAGCGCGCACGTGCTCAACCCTGGTGAGCGGCATGCGTCGATCCTCGACGATCTGCTCACCAGGTCGGGCGCCGCCGCGAATCTCGTGAACGATGCCCATCTCGCCGCTCTCGCCGCCGAACACCGTGCGACGGTGGTGACGTTCGACGCCGACTTCGACCGGTTCGCCGAGGTGCGGGCCGAGACACCGGATGCTCTGATCGCGCGGGCGGCGCGGCGATAGGCCCGATGCCGTGATCGCCTCGGCTCAGGCGGTCTCGGATGCCGACGCGGCCGGGATATCGGGCGTGAGCCCGTAGAGGGTTTCCAGCGCGGAGACGAACTCGTCGCCGCGGCCGGCCTCGGCCAACTCGTGCGCACGGGCGGTCGGGGTGTGCGTGAGCACCCCGGCGAGGTGGCGCATGGCCCGCTCGACGCGGCCGTCGTCATCGCCGCGTGCACGGGCGCGCTCGATCTCAGACTCCATGAGGGCGAGGATGTGCGAGCGGAACGCGACCACCGCCGGAGTCACGCTCTGCTGCGCGCCCACGATGTGGAAGGTGTCGGCGGCTTCGCGCACGATGCTGCGCGCCGCATCCGTCGCCTGCAGCTCTTCCAGCGGTGCATGCAGCCGGACGGTCTCCAGATCCAGCAGGGTGACGCCCTCGATCGCATCGACGGCCGGGTCGACGTTGCGCGGCATCCCGAGGTCGATCACGAGCTTCTCGGCGGGGGAGGCATCCGCGCCCACCGGGCACCGCCCGGCCGAGACAGACACGGGGCGGGGGCGCGACGCGAGGTGCTCCGGGCCGAGCACGGGCTCGGCGGCCGTGGTGCAGGTGATCAGCAGCGTCGCCGTGGCGGCTTCTCGGGCATAGTGGTCGGCGGTGACGGCGCGGATGCCGTGCTTGGCCGCGAATGTCTTGGCGCGCCCTGAGGGGGAGTGCACGGCGATGTCGACGGCGCCGTGCTCGCGCAGCGTCGCCAGGGTCACGGCGGCGTACGCACCCGTGCCGACGAGGAGCACGCGCTGGGCCGACCAGTCGGCGATGCGGCTGTCGGCGAGCTCCAGGGCGAGCCGCACGAGCGAGCGCCCGGCCCGGCCGAGGGCGGTGTCGTTCTTGACCCGGCGCTGGGCCTGGCTGGCCCTCTGGAACAGGCGCTCCAGCTCGGGCGACGTCGTGCGGTCCTCGCGCGCGGCGGAGAGGGCTCGGCGCACCTGCCCGGCGATCTCGCCTTCGCCGGAGACCACCGACTCCAGTCCCGATGCCACCGCGAACAGATGCTCCGCGACGCGGCGGCCGTTGTGCACGACGTACGCACCCTCGAGATCGGCGGCGGGCACGCCGGTCGCGGCCTCCACGGCCTCGACCACGGCTTCGACGCCGACGG is part of the Microbacterium pseudoresistens genome and harbors:
- a CDS encoding HhH-GPD-type base excision DNA repair protein, with amino-acid sequence MALHITGDTAADDLLTNNPLALLTGMLLDQQVAMETAFAGPLKIVERTGLTDASAIAAYDPDQFLAAFKESPAVHRFPGSMAARVQTLCQALVDDWNGDAAALWTRGDPDGAEVLRRLKALPGFGEQKAKIFLALLGKQYGFTGEGWREASAPYGDDGAFRSVADIVSPESLAKVREHKKAMKAAAKASKS
- a CDS encoding serine hydrolase domain-containing protein, which codes for MSTVETTTFAATDGFPHPALVGVTGPEQTVAVQGDEHAVLPLASVSKPLTAWGVLIAVERELVDLDEPAGPDGSTVLNLLDHTSGLPFDGEKPQGAPGTRRIYSNAGMDAVGKRVADAAGMEFSEWMTREVVQPLGMTDIDVIGRPSAGYRASIADLLIFGREVLRPRLIPAALRDLALRVSQPGLRGVVPGYGAYDDNQWGLGFELKGLKSPHWLADSFPPETAGHFGGQGSFLFVDRAHDIAAAFLSGVPFGDEHKRIWPALTEEIVTRYGG
- a CDS encoding DUF4265 domain-containing protein, yielding MGLTKIRFHLEVDEDGWPPAESEGLWAEPLGDGRFRVDNTPWFVRGISAEDTVKAAPGADGVLWFMETLERSGHQTIRVIPRTDGPLNGDQQLVLDAFAPLGVAGEGFSQALRIVALDIDRDADLAAVKKLCIDGEADGRWHYEEGSVTSEWLAI
- a CDS encoding FitA-like ribbon-helix-helix domain-containing protein — translated: MTTIQVRNVSEETSRALKAKAALEGRSLSDYLLRELDRLATRPSRVELLERIASRGVATLEPAAQVLTEQCPGR
- a CDS encoding glutamyl-tRNA reductase, whose amino-acid sequence is MLLCVSASHKTASFDLLERLSRTPEGVSTALVDAASFVQGAIVLATCNRFEAYVDIEEPMTAAGAVGVEAVVEAVEAATGVPAADLEGAYVVHNGRRVAEHLFAVASGLESVVSGEGEIAGQVRRALSAAREDRTTSPELERLFQRASQAQRRVKNDTALGRAGRSLVRLALELADSRIADWSAQRVLLVGTGAYAAVTLATLREHGAVDIAVHSPSGRAKTFAAKHGIRAVTADHYAREAATATLLITCTTAAEPVLGPEHLASRPRPVSVSAGRCPVGADASPAEKLVIDLGMPRNVDPAVDAIEGVTLLDLETVRLHAPLEELQATDAARSIVREAADTFHIVGAQQSVTPAVVAFRSHILALMESEIERARARGDDDGRVERAMRHLAGVLTHTPTARAHELAEAGRGDEFVSALETLYGLTPDIPAASASETA
- a CDS encoding TA system VapC family ribonuclease toxin; translation: MKLVDANVLLYAVNESAPQHQSAIGWLDDALDGGDTVGFSWNALLAFVRIATNPRIVPQPVTAAEAMVQVHDWLAAPSAHVLNPGERHASILDDLLTRSGAAANLVNDAHLAALAAEHRATVVTFDADFDRFAEVRAETPDALIARAARR
- a CDS encoding alpha-mannosidase, giving the protein MHDESSLTVDRATRVLGERIRPAIHAARVPLLLSAHALLGEPIAPAEGLALEFAPFRVGDAWGPAWGTTWFRVRGTVPAEWAGRRVEAVIDLGFDPSLTGFQCEALVYRRGDGGETVPLKSLNPRNQWVEIAAEATGGEHIELFLEGASNPVLLDHHPFLPTQEGDLRTSSPDPLYRVRHADLAVFEPEVFDLALDVEVLLELQAELPATSPRRMRILQSLDDALDALDLQRIPETAAAARAALAEVLAAPAEASAHRIAAVGHSHIDSAWLWPVRETIRKVARTTSSMTTLIDEHPEFRYGMSSAQQYAWVKEHRPEVWERVRRAVAEGRFLPLGGMWVESDTVMPSGESLVRQFSYGQRFFEREFGIRSRGVWLPDSFGYSPALPQLMRRAGFEWFFTQKISWNQRNVFPHHTFEWEGIDGSRMFTHFPPMDTYNSELTGAELAKATRQFKESRIATTSLAPVGYGDGGGGTTREMVGRAARLADLEGSARVEWMHPDAFFDAARAELPHPPVWVGELYLELHRGTLTSQHATKALHRWCEQALVEAELWAATAAVRRGRDYPYDELDRLWKLVLLHEFHDILPGTSIAWVHREAVEVLGDVLDAARGLTDAALRALAGDGDRDLSFTPHSVGGALPLGGAAIASAPDEPVTLTETDGGFVLENDLVRIAVSAEGLITSAIDRATGRDAIPAGRPANLFQLHQDFPNKWDAWDIDRFYRNRVDDLTTVSSLTADVVEGVARIVVEREFSASSLQQTITLSPGERTVVLRTDIDWHETEKLLKLAFPLDVFARETLAETQFGFQRRPTHVNTSWEAAKFETSMHRFVLVEDGDFGVALVNDSLYGYDTTRDVDSDDVTTTVRLSLLRAPRFPDPETDQGPHEITVGLVVGADAARATAEGIRLNAIPTRIRGDGEVEPLVRVTGKGIIVSSVKLADDHSGDVVVRLYEALGRRTSGAIEALFPHGEIREVSLIEDELDAPRTGGALHLRPFEVRTLRIPGA
- a CDS encoding DUF1801 domain-containing protein translates to MQITGDDIGPILSRATPAVRRRDAETLVALMQEITGREGRAWGSIIGFGACHYRYPTGNEGDMPILAFAPRKAASVIYLDGMEAHAHDLAVLGPHTSSVGCLYVKDLELIDLTVLERILRRCMAWTEAGGSEQMRITITA
- a CDS encoding antitoxin, whose amino-acid sequence is MRTTVTLDADTEALVRRLMAQRGVSFKRALNDAIRGGALPSAERRAHTKPRDLGVPRVDLTHALRLAADLEDEELARRLQVGR
- a CDS encoding type II toxin-antitoxin system VapC family toxin — its product is MTLVVDASAVAEILFGTEAGRRAAALLDGHELLAPQHLTVEVASVIRGWSLSRQITDEQALRAFGEFDALGVEQVPMMSMLPAVHALRHNVSAYDAMYVVLARAAQCSLLTLDARLAASVPDCALLP